One segment of Carya illinoinensis cultivar Pawnee chromosome 13, C.illinoinensisPawnee_v1, whole genome shotgun sequence DNA contains the following:
- the LOC122292867 gene encoding osmotin-like protein yields MPLSHVKKMASTFVSLRFTLFFTATCLISCIFTEATPHYNHHPKFILTLVNNCPFTVWPAIQPNAGHPVLERGGFALNTLTHRSFPAPAQHWSGRIWARTGCSYNHGRFSCATGDCGGRLECNGLGGSSPATLAQFTLHHGHNDLSSYAVSLVDGFNVPMTVTPHEGKGLCPVVGCRANLLATCPDRLQLRSPPGHGPVVACKSGCEAFGTDELCCRNHYNSPQTCRASSFSDFFKHACPATFTYAHDSPSLTHECSSPRELKIIFCH; encoded by the coding sequence ATGCCTTTATCTCACGTCAagaaaatggcttctacctttgTTTCTCTGCGTTTTACCCTCTTTTTCACTGCCACATGTCTTATCTCGTGCATCTTCACCGAAGCTACACCTCACTACAACCACCACCCAAAGTTCATTTTAACCCTGGTCAACAACTGCCCTTTCACGGTCTGGCCTGCAATCCAGCCTAACGCCGGCCACCCCGTCCTCGAGCGCGGCGGCTTCGCGCTCAACACCCTGACCCACCGCTCCTTTCCCGCCCCAGCCCAGCATTGGTCTGGCCGGATCTGGGCCCGTACTGGCTGTAGCTACAACCACGGCCGCTTCTCGTGCGCCACCGGCGACTGCGGCGGTCGGCTCGAGTGCAATGGCCTAGGCGGCTCCTCGCCGGCCACGCTAGCTCAGTTCACCCTCCACCACGGCCACAACGACCTCTCCTCCTACGCCGTCAGCCTCGTTGACGGCTTTAACGTCCCCATGACGGTGACCCCTCACGAGGGCAAGGGCCTGTGCCCCGTGGTCGGTTGTCGCGCCAACCTTCTCGCCACGTGTCCCGACAGGTTGCAGCTCCGTTCGCCACCGGGTCACGGTCCGGTCGTAGCATGTAAGAGTGGGTGCGAGGCGTTTGGGACGGACGAACTTTGCTGTAGGAACCACTACAACAGCCCGCAGACCTGCCGAGCATCGAGCTTCTCTGATTTCTTCAAGCACGCATGTCCCGCCACGTTCACGTACGCACATGATAGCCCATCTCTCACGCACGAGTGCTCTTCGCCACGCGAGCTAAAGATCATCTTCTGCCACTAG